The following is a genomic window from Chitinophaga caseinilytica.
GAGCCCGATGGCGGTGATGACGTTGCCGGTGGATTTGGTGCCTTTGTAAGACGCCAGTTTGATGAAGGAGATTTCCGCTTCGATGTGCAGATATTTGAACATATCGGCGGCGAACATGAACGATCCGTTGAGGATGGCGATAAAAAGCGGTCTTTTCCCTTCGAGATCGAGGCTGATCTGCTGCGCCATTTCTTTGATCCGCGCCTGCAGTTTCTCTTCAGTGATATAGGGGACGAACTTCTTATCATGTACCTGGATCATCGTATGTATTCGGTTTAGCGGTTATTTTTTCACGATCAGCTGCTGACCGATCTTGATGGCATTGTCTTGCAGGTTGTTCCATTGCTGCAGTTGCGCCACGGTGCAGCCGTATTGGCGGGAGATGCTGTACAGCGTTTCCTTTTCGCCGACGGTGTGCGTTTGTTCGCGGGAGGAGGTTTGCGCTCCTGCTTTCTTGAGGTCTTCGATCATGCCGGGGGGCAGGGCCGACGGGGCTTTTTCCGGTGCGGGCGGTGGCGGGGCCGGCCGGTTTTCCGCAACGGGCGCCTGAGCCGAGGCTTTCTCGATTTCCTTTTTGATATCCTGGATGATCTCGCGGGGCTTCAGGTCTTCGTGCTCATCCACTTTCGCGACGGAATTGCTGCCGAGGCGCGGTTTGGCGGATGCATAGCCGTCCAGCGCGATGCGTTCTCCTGCCGCGGGCTGCTCGCCTTCCTGGAGCTTGTTGCGGCGGCGCACCCAACGGAGCTGCACGCCTTCCGCCTGGGCAATGTCGTGGAGGCTTTCTCCGGCAGCCACAATGTGGAAGTCGTTGGAGCCGCGCTTGCTTTTGCTTTGCAGGAAGATGACCATGTCTTTTTCCAGGGGCACGTCGGCCGCGAGGTCGTTATATTTCAGCAAAGAACTGAGGCGGATGTTCCGGGCGGAAGCCACCTGGATCAGCGCCGTTCCTTTTTTAACAAAGATGGCTTTGCGATTGTTGATGCGGAACTCGCCGGTTTCGGGATACTTCTTCGCGGGCGCGGCGGCCGTCACCACCGGGCGGGAGGCCGTCGAAGGCTGCGCGGGTGTGTAGGAGCCGGGGTCTCCGGCAAAAACGTCGCCGGTCCTGATCTCGCCCTTGCCCATCGCGATATCCGTGTATTGCTGGAGCTGGTAGGTTTCGATGATCTGGATAAGCTGCTGCGGATAGGTGCGGCTGGTGGCATAACCTGCCGTTTTCAAGCCGTAAGCCCAGGCTTTATAATCGTTCGGGTTGAGATCGAACAGGAATTTGTAGCGGGGATTGTTGCGGAGGAACTCCGAATGGTCTTTCCAGGATTCCTGCGGCGAACCGTATTTGCGGAAGCATTCGCCGCGGGCGTCGTCGTCGTACGACACGCTGGGGCCGGTCCAGTTATTTTTGCATTTGATGCCGAAGTGGTTGTTGCTGTTGAGGCAGAGCCATCCGTTGCCGGATTGCGTTTCCAGGATGCCCTGTGCGAGTTTGATGGCTGCGGGAACGCCGGACCGGCGCATTTCCTCCATCGCGATCAGCTTGTACGTGTCGATGTACTGTTGGGTGCTGATGGTTTGGGCAAAGCTTTTTATGGCTCCGCCAAGCAGCAAACAGATGGCCAGGCAGTATGACTTCACTTGCATTATATGTCGAATTTAATGGGTCGAATTATTTTTTGCGGATGAGGAGTACCCCATCGCGCAGGGTGAGCAGCAGCGTTTCGGCGCGCTCGTCTGCCACAGCCTTTTCCACGAAGCGGACCATGGCTTTGGCGTTGTTGCTTTGTTCGGTTTCCGGCAATACCACTTCTCCGTGATACAGCACATTGTCGGCCAGCATGAACCCTCCGGGCCGAAGCTTCTCCCACACCATATCGTAATACCCGATATACCCGGCCTTGTCTGCATCGATGAAAACAAGGTCGAACGTTTCGTTGAGTTGCGGGATGATGCCGGCGGCTTTGCCGATGTGCTGGGTGATTTTCGCGGTAAGACCGGCTTCCGCGATGTAGCGCGCCGCCATGTCTTCCAGCTCTTCATTTACATCGATGGTATGCAGCATGCCGTCGTCTGTGAGGCCCTGGGCAAGGCATATCGCCGAATACCCCGTGTAGGTGCCGATCTCCAGGATGCGGCGCGGCCGGAGCATGTGGCTCACCATCGACAAAAAAACACCCTGCACGTGCCCGCTCAACATATGCGGCTGGTCCACTTTCAGGTAGGTTTCCCTGTGGAGGCGATATAACAGGTCCGCTTCCGGACTGGTATACTTCTCTGCAAACGCCTGAATGTCCCCGGGTATTACCTCCATGCCTGATTTTTTTGCAAACCTAAGCAATTATCAAGTAAATGCGATATATGTGAAGGATTGAAAATAAATCGAGCCTGATAGTAATACCAGGCTCTTTACCCCATGTTAACCATTAAAGACACAACTATTGACCATATACTAATGCGTTTAATGGTCCATTTAGGCTGTGACTTTATAAATATATATGCAATTCCAACATCATTCATGAATATATTTCATGTGTATATAACATAAAATTAATCTAAAAATTGGGGCGCAGTTTGTTGGATGCGTAGAACTCGCGGAAGTAGTCCACCACCTCGTCTGCCGTGTCGAACACCTTCAGCAGGTTGAGGTCTTCGGGGTGGATATTGCTTTCTTTTTTCATCATTACCGTGTCGATCCAGTCGAGCAGGCCGCCCCAATATTCGCTTCCCACGAGCACGAGCGGCGTTTCGGTCATTTTTTTCGTTTGGATGAGGGTGGCCACTTCGAAGAATTCGTCCATGGTGCCGAAGCCGCCGGGCATCATGACGAAGCCCTGGGAATATTTCGTGAACATGACTTTGCGCACGAAGAAGTAATCGAAGTTGAGGCTTTTATCGCGGTCGAGGAAAGGGTTGGCGTATTGTTCGTGCGGCAGCTCGATGTTGAGGCCCACGCTCGTTCCGTTTGCCAGTTGCGCGCCTTTGTTGGCCGCTTCCATGATCCCGGGGCCACCGCCGGAAATGATGCCGAACCCGTCTTCCGCCAATCTCCGCGCGATCTCGCAGGCCAGTTCGTAGTAAGGGTTTCCGGAACGCGTTCTCGCCGAGCCGAAGATGGAAATACAGGGGCCTATTTTGGCGAGGGCTTCGAACCCTTCCACGAATTCAGCCATAATTTTGAATATCTGCCAGCTGGAATGCGCTTTCGTTTCCGTCCAATCGCGCATCTTCAAATTCTTTAACGTATCATTCATCTGCTATTCATTTTGTTATTGTAATCTACACTTTTTTACTGCAGTGCGGGCAGGACGTTCTTTTTGCGGGAGAACAGCCATAATCCAATATACGTAAACAGGCCGTTCACGATGAGCAATTCATTGCCGAATTTATACCCGCCCATCCATTGTTCCGAATATTGTTTGAGGATAAAGCACAGCAACGGGGAAACGAGGCAAACGATGAGGGAACCGTAATCGAGGATGGGCCGCTTGTTCAGGATCCCGAACGCGAAAAGCCCCAGCATCGGCCCGTATGTAATGGTAGCGAGGAACAGCACGGTATCGATGATCGCATCGTTGTTGAACTCGCGGAACAACAGGATGGT
Proteins encoded in this region:
- a CDS encoding glucosaminidase domain-containing protein encodes the protein MQVKSYCLAICLLLGGAIKSFAQTISTQQYIDTYKLIAMEEMRRSGVPAAIKLAQGILETQSGNGWLCLNSNNHFGIKCKNNWTGPSVSYDDDARGECFRKYGSPQESWKDHSEFLRNNPRYKFLFDLNPNDYKAWAYGLKTAGYATSRTYPQQLIQIIETYQLQQYTDIAMGKGEIRTGDVFAGDPGSYTPAQPSTASRPVVTAAAPAKKYPETGEFRINNRKAIFVKKGTALIQVASARNIRLSSLLKYNDLAADVPLEKDMVIFLQSKSKRGSNDFHIVAAGESLHDIAQAEGVQLRWVRRRNKLQEGEQPAAGERIALDGYASAKPRLGSNSVAKVDEHEDLKPREIIQDIKKEIEKASAQAPVAENRPAPPPPAPEKAPSALPPGMIEDLKKAGAQTSSREQTHTVGEKETLYSISRQYGCTVAQLQQWNNLQDNAIKIGQQLIVKK
- a CDS encoding O-methyltransferase → MEVIPGDIQAFAEKYTSPEADLLYRLHRETYLKVDQPHMLSGHVQGVFLSMVSHMLRPRRILEIGTYTGYSAICLAQGLTDDGMLHTIDVNEELEDMAARYIAEAGLTAKITQHIGKAAGIIPQLNETFDLVFIDADKAGYIGYYDMVWEKLRPGGFMLADNVLYHGEVVLPETEQSNNAKAMVRFVEKAVADERAETLLLTLRDGVLLIRKK
- a CDS encoding TIGR00730 family Rossman fold protein, whose translation is MNDTLKNLKMRDWTETKAHSSWQIFKIMAEFVEGFEALAKIGPCISIFGSARTRSGNPYYELACEIARRLAEDGFGIISGGGPGIMEAANKGAQLANGTSVGLNIELPHEQYANPFLDRDKSLNFDYFFVRKVMFTKYSQGFVMMPGGFGTMDEFFEVATLIQTKKMTETPLVLVGSEYWGGLLDWIDTVMMKKESNIHPEDLNLLKVFDTADEVVDYFREFYASNKLRPNF